Proteins encoded in a region of the Stieleria neptunia genome:
- a CDS encoding sigma-70 family RNA polymerase sigma factor produces the protein MTDPSEISDDLLRRAAEGDDSALADLLSPHETRLRRMVKMRLNRNIQRRVDPADIVQEAFIEASKRIADYAKSPEMPFYLWLRHITGQKLIDAHRRHLGAQKRDAGMEISLYRGSMPMATSASLAIQLLGGMTSPSRAAVRAETQLRVQEALNSLSDVDREVLALRHFEQLTNSEVAEVLEIDKSTASTRYLRALKRMKETLSEIPGFME, from the coding sequence ATGACCGATCCCAGCGAAATTTCGGACGATTTGCTTCGCCGCGCGGCAGAAGGTGACGATTCCGCGTTAGCCGATTTGTTGTCGCCCCACGAAACGCGTCTCCGGCGAATGGTCAAGATGCGGCTGAACCGCAACATCCAGCGGCGTGTCGATCCGGCCGACATCGTCCAGGAGGCATTCATCGAAGCCAGCAAACGGATTGCCGACTACGCCAAGTCGCCGGAGATGCCGTTCTATCTTTGGCTGCGACACATCACCGGTCAAAAACTGATCGATGCCCATCGCCGGCATCTGGGGGCACAAAAGCGGGATGCAGGGATGGAAATCTCGCTCTATCGCGGCAGCATGCCAATGGCGACGTCGGCCTCGCTGGCGATCCAACTGCTGGGCGGAATGACTTCGCCGTCGCGAGCTGCCGTGCGGGCCGAGACCCAACTACGTGTCCAAGAAGCGCTCAATAGCCTGTCCGATGTCGACCGTGAAGTGCTAGCGCTGCGGCATTTCGAACAACTGACTAATTCGGAAGTGGCCGAAGTCCTGGAAATCGATAAGTCGACCGCAAGCACACGTTACCTAAGAGCGCTCAAACGAATGAAGGAAACACTCTCGGAGATACCGGGGTTCATGGAGTAA
- a CDS encoding WD40 repeat domain-containing serine/threonine-protein kinase translates to MNESLPSPDLDEIVEEFTRRCRIGERPTVQEYAEQYPEHAEEILDLFPTLLAMEQAAPESDDSPPDHTLDADASTAALAPSHPQQLGDYRIVREIGRGGMGVVYEAEQESLGRHVALKILPQRLMADSKQRRRFKREARAAARLHHTNIVPVFGVGEADGISYYAMQFISGMPLNDVLSAVQRQAEVAGRVEGEDVEPSGWGNEEVTAANLAHSLFNGQFQTPEISDVDSGSSELLDQTIDSGSQKPASRNTSSQRKQEDPASGTSSIHRSGSGILSAAESGISQLASKQTYWQSVARIGQQAAEALGYAHSQGVIHRDIKPGNLLLDLAGTVWITDFGLAKAEEEDDLTKTGDVLGTLRYMPPEALKGVADARSDIFSLGLTLYELVAQRPAYEENDRRGLLQRISHADVTRLQSIDRHIPRDLETIIHKSVAADSKDRYQDAEEMAADLERYLSDEPIHARRMSLPERFNRWGRRNPVIAGLGAACTALLLAISVVSTFAYIRTTDALDLARQREVTSRVARDQAEVARDQAEAARDDARQSQAVAETATAQAVRAKQDSEQAREQSEATTYRRNVSLALSQWREGHSGTGIQLLDECPEEKRGLEWRLTRNLFAQYDWKVTVGAYDMTVMADGNHVALAVDGGISIRSLQDGEQIRHIKLPRARRVCGHPLQNDLVVSDKTSKLHVVAPDGKIVREQASVFTRSADLFSRWMADVVFSPDGKQLAVVGNGQTNVQVFSWPDLDSSWTANGDLSGTSPNSPQVLCAAFTPDSENLVTCSSSGDIIRWDTKDRQEEAVEPKQRKIARTGGSHAIDISTDGKQLLLGQINASVRRVSFNSKSVVHIGKHRGTDGIYAAKFLNGGQLAVSGGTDNVLKIWNHQTRELEHSLIGHHSRLRAIDELHDGSLISMCDETLIRWPRPVPRSRFSEERVTYHPTESLIAVHENGEIKIQELGSRRSTFHVPFAVNHPVQVIRFSPDGRQLLAAGTEGGSVWDWSIGERVTGFGAPVLFVDGMAQPGPFFTADSDHLIFIRKDGELVVLETDTGNAIKLPEKLRRPMRRCIATAPRSRLAAAVFDGQITVFDPLMGTIIQSIPTQFAPNGAAGFSPDEKHLLVGYRRRIDIFDLESGERVKRLDRHWGSMSALAFSHDGTRLVTGGTDCEVNLWEWPSAEHLLRLESEHRVSKLEFDCRDHWLSASGWSGSLNRVWDARPAEEIVDALRRNAIQAVDEGPITNSPGDVRDNRITRREAEAQINSPPLANARSGANAAKPGNGNYALEFDAQSSCVDISSATIHKSQPVTIEATLSLSSLPQNATMSWPVHAGLLWLTVKSHGKWAAEGMISEDRDIVVHAARTSTETVKLAAVYDQKTLSLFVNGVRVKNQVSATHGKRKQYKKNTTEESDKLLAESVQLLAPGRDACIGKSHFYGIIDEVRISNIARYTENYTPVDRFENDEHTRALYHFDEGTGNVLFDSSGNHHHGTIRGARWVNADGSAIETH, encoded by the coding sequence ATGAACGAATCATTGCCATCGCCTGATCTGGATGAGATCGTCGAAGAGTTTACCAGGCGTTGCCGTATCGGCGAGCGTCCTACGGTCCAGGAATACGCCGAGCAGTATCCCGAGCATGCCGAGGAGATCCTGGATCTGTTTCCCACGCTATTGGCGATGGAGCAGGCCGCGCCGGAGAGCGACGATTCTCCTCCCGATCACACCCTTGATGCGGACGCTAGCACCGCTGCACTCGCCCCCTCACATCCGCAGCAACTGGGCGATTACCGGATCGTACGCGAAATCGGTCGCGGCGGGATGGGGGTGGTCTACGAAGCCGAACAGGAATCGCTGGGTCGTCACGTCGCGCTGAAGATCCTGCCGCAACGATTGATGGCCGACAGCAAACAGCGACGTCGGTTCAAGCGTGAAGCTCGCGCCGCGGCGCGTTTGCACCACACCAACATCGTTCCCGTGTTCGGTGTCGGCGAAGCCGACGGGATCAGTTACTACGCGATGCAATTTATCTCCGGCATGCCGCTCAACGATGTACTCTCAGCGGTTCAGCGCCAAGCGGAAGTCGCAGGAAGGGTGGAAGGAGAGGATGTCGAGCCATCGGGTTGGGGCAACGAAGAGGTGACCGCTGCGAATCTCGCCCATTCCCTTTTCAACGGTCAGTTTCAAACGCCGGAGATCAGCGATGTAGACTCCGGTAGCAGCGAGCTGCTTGACCAGACAATCGATTCCGGTAGCCAAAAGCCCGCCTCCCGCAATACCAGCTCGCAGCGCAAGCAAGAGGATCCTGCCTCCGGCACGTCTTCTATCCACCGTTCCGGGTCTGGCATCCTCTCGGCGGCCGAATCCGGCATCTCCCAACTCGCGTCCAAGCAAACCTATTGGCAAAGCGTGGCACGGATCGGCCAGCAAGCCGCCGAGGCGTTGGGTTACGCGCACAGCCAAGGCGTGATCCACCGAGACATCAAACCGGGCAACTTGCTACTGGACCTGGCCGGTACCGTCTGGATCACCGACTTCGGCTTGGCCAAGGCGGAAGAGGAAGACGACCTCACGAAGACCGGCGACGTGCTCGGAACCCTGCGCTACATGCCACCGGAAGCGCTCAAGGGCGTCGCGGATGCGCGTAGTGACATCTTCTCGTTGGGCTTGACGCTCTATGAGCTGGTCGCCCAACGACCGGCTTACGAGGAAAACGATCGACGCGGGTTGTTGCAGCGAATCAGCCATGCCGACGTGACACGCTTGCAATCCATCGATCGTCATATCCCGCGTGACTTGGAAACGATCATCCACAAATCGGTGGCGGCGGACTCGAAGGATCGATACCAAGATGCCGAGGAGATGGCGGCTGACTTGGAGCGGTATCTGAGCGACGAGCCGATTCACGCGCGACGCATGTCGTTGCCGGAGCGATTCAACCGTTGGGGCCGTCGCAATCCGGTGATCGCCGGGCTCGGCGCGGCGTGCACCGCGCTGCTCCTCGCGATCTCAGTGGTCTCCACCTTCGCCTACATCCGCACGACCGACGCACTCGATCTGGCCCGACAGCGAGAAGTGACGTCCCGCGTCGCAAGAGATCAGGCAGAAGTCGCACGAGATCAAGCGGAAGCGGCACGAGATGATGCACGGCAGTCACAAGCGGTCGCAGAAACTGCAACAGCACAGGCTGTAAGGGCGAAACAAGATTCTGAGCAAGCTCGGGAGCAATCCGAAGCAACCACCTATCGCCGCAATGTGTCACTGGCGTTGTCGCAATGGCGAGAAGGCCATTCGGGGACGGGAATCCAGTTGTTAGACGAATGCCCTGAGGAAAAGCGAGGCCTTGAGTGGCGGCTGACCCGCAATCTGTTTGCACAATACGATTGGAAGGTCACCGTTGGCGCCTATGACATGACAGTCATGGCGGACGGAAACCACGTCGCACTCGCGGTAGACGGCGGAATTTCAATCCGAAGTCTTCAAGACGGTGAGCAGATCCGGCATATCAAATTGCCCAGAGCAAGACGGGTTTGCGGCCACCCCTTGCAAAATGACTTGGTGGTATCGGACAAGACATCAAAGCTGCACGTTGTCGCACCCGACGGAAAGATTGTTCGGGAACAGGCGTCAGTCTTCACTCGTTCAGCAGATCTATTCAGTAGATGGATGGCTGACGTTGTGTTTAGCCCCGACGGAAAGCAGTTGGCGGTGGTAGGAAATGGCCAAACTAATGTCCAGGTTTTCTCATGGCCGGACCTGGATTCCAGTTGGACTGCCAACGGCGATTTGTCGGGAACCAGTCCAAATAGCCCTCAAGTCCTATGTGCCGCATTCACTCCCGACAGCGAGAATTTGGTCACTTGCAGCTCCAGTGGGGACATCATTCGCTGGGACACGAAAGACCGTCAGGAGGAGGCTGTTGAGCCGAAACAACGCAAGATCGCACGCACAGGCGGGTCACACGCGATCGATATTTCGACGGACGGCAAGCAGCTTTTACTTGGTCAGATAAACGCAAGCGTTAGACGGGTGTCATTCAACAGTAAATCGGTAGTGCACATTGGTAAGCATCGCGGAACCGACGGTATCTACGCAGCCAAGTTTCTCAACGGAGGACAGCTAGCAGTTTCGGGGGGGACTGACAATGTGCTCAAGATATGGAATCACCAAACACGCGAGCTGGAACATTCTCTAATCGGGCATCATTCCAGACTCAGAGCAATTGATGAATTGCATGATGGGTCGCTGATCAGCATGTGCGATGAAACACTTATCCGTTGGCCACGACCGGTCCCCCGATCACGGTTCTCGGAGGAACGCGTCACTTATCACCCAACGGAGTCTTTGATCGCAGTCCACGAAAATGGGGAAATCAAGATTCAAGAGCTCGGTTCACGACGTTCCACATTTCATGTGCCATTCGCGGTCAATCATCCAGTACAAGTGATCCGTTTCTCGCCCGATGGTAGACAGCTTCTTGCAGCAGGCACCGAGGGAGGTTCTGTTTGGGATTGGAGCATCGGAGAACGAGTGACAGGGTTTGGTGCCCCGGTGCTTTTTGTCGACGGGATGGCTCAACCAGGACCATTTTTTACTGCCGATAGCGATCACCTGATTTTTATCCGCAAAGACGGGGAGTTGGTTGTGCTTGAGACCGATACGGGCAACGCAATTAAGTTGCCTGAGAAACTCCGCAGACCGATGCGTCGGTGTATTGCTACCGCCCCCCGATCTCGATTGGCGGCAGCGGTATTTGATGGACAGATCACGGTTTTCGATCCGCTGATGGGGACGATCATTCAATCAATCCCTACCCAATTTGCACCAAACGGGGCCGCGGGATTTAGCCCTGACGAGAAGCACTTACTTGTTGGCTATCGGCGACGAATCGATATTTTCGATCTTGAGTCGGGCGAGCGAGTCAAGCGTCTCGACCGGCACTGGGGAAGCATGAGTGCGTTGGCCTTTAGTCACGATGGAACACGGCTGGTAACGGGCGGGACCGATTGTGAGGTGAATCTGTGGGAGTGGCCATCGGCGGAGCATTTGTTGCGATTGGAATCAGAACACCGCGTTTCGAAGCTCGAGTTTGATTGCCGTGATCACTGGCTCTCGGCGAGTGGTTGGAGTGGCTCACTCAATCGTGTCTGGGATGCCCGACCGGCGGAAGAAATCGTTGACGCGTTAAGACGAAACGCTATCCAAGCGGTTGATGAAGGCCCGATCACAAATTCCCCTGGTGATGTGCGCGACAATCGAATCACGCGCCGCGAAGCGGAAGCTCAGATCAACTCGCCACCGCTAGCCAATGCACGTTCCGGCGCAAACGCCGCGAAACCAGGAAACGGCAACTACGCTTTGGAGTTTGATGCGCAATCGAGTTGCGTGGATATTTCGTCCGCAACAATACATAAATCCCAACCAGTCACCATTGAGGCCACACTGTCCTTATCTTCCCTGCCTCAGAACGCAACGATGTCATGGCCTGTACATGCTGGACTTCTGTGGTTGACTGTCAAGAGCCATGGAAAATGGGCGGCGGAAGGCATGATCTCTGAGGATCGTGACATCGTTGTTCATGCGGCTCGAACTTCAACAGAGACTGTAAAGCTTGCGGCCGTTTACGAC
- a CDS encoding cupin domain-containing protein — protein sequence MNRPATLRKPGDGKRIGIVGDIYRFLATGDETSGKYTMFEAVVPPGGGPPPHAHSREEESFLVLEGEMTFQLGDHRFVAGEGTFLNMPVGSLHCFKNETDKTARMLITLAPAGLEEMFFEVGQLLPDDAATAPPPSEDEIEKLLKAAPRYGIEIKISHN from the coding sequence ATGAATCGTCCAGCAACCCTACGAAAGCCCGGTGACGGCAAACGGATCGGCATTGTCGGCGATATTTACCGGTTCCTCGCGACAGGGGACGAGACGTCCGGCAAGTACACCATGTTCGAGGCCGTTGTACCGCCGGGCGGCGGCCCGCCCCCGCATGCTCACAGCCGCGAAGAGGAATCGTTTCTTGTTCTTGAGGGCGAGATGACGTTTCAACTCGGCGACCACCGATTTGTTGCCGGTGAAGGCACGTTTTTGAACATGCCGGTTGGCAGTTTGCATTGTTTCAAGAACGAGACCGACAAGACCGCTCGCATGTTGATCACCCTTGCTCCAGCCGGGCTGGAAGAGATGTTCTTCGAGGTCGGGCAGTTGCTACCCGATGACGCAGCGACGGCCCCACCGCCAAGCGAAGACGAAATCGAAAAGCTACTCAAAGCCGCGCCACGCTACGGCATCGAGATTAAAATCTCGCACAATTAG
- a CDS encoding DUF3387 domain-containing protein has translation MGSLTAGREWFKPWRAIDSEKPVKGLSELEVLIRGAFDPERLVRLIQNFIVFEEDPDSGTVHKILAGYTESGGQGETTIDTAQAVAALQKQYEICCDMLHGFDWSAWHGGKPTDMVSVPVAAQDYVLDQEDGKQRWLASVSSLSKAFALCPTEPYAHEIRDDVAFFQTVAAMMRKYQENGKSQSELDYAVRQLVGKAVVTTGDRPIDVCSAAGMEKPDISILSDDFLEEVRRLPHKNVAVELLKKLLSDEIKTRSPRNVVQARAFSDMLKRTLNAYHNRAITTQEIIEEMIKLGKELRAAGARGADLGLNDDELAFHDALAENESAFELLGDDKLKVIATELIVAVRKNVTIDWALRESARARIRVIIRRILRKHGYPPDLQAAATKLVLEQAEAICGGMLG, from the coding sequence ATGGGCTCGCTGACGGCCGGACGCGAGTGGTTCAAGCCGTGGAGGGCGATCGACTCGGAAAAGCCCGTGAAGGGCCTGAGCGAGTTGGAAGTGCTGATCCGCGGTGCGTTCGACCCGGAGAGACTGGTCCGGCTGATCCAAAACTTCATTGTGTTCGAAGAAGACCCGGATAGCGGCACGGTCCACAAGATCCTGGCCGGGTACACCGAGTCCGGCGGGCAGGGTGAAACGACCATCGACACCGCCCAAGCCGTCGCTGCCCTGCAGAAGCAATACGAAATCTGCTGTGACATGCTTCACGGGTTCGATTGGTCAGCGTGGCACGGCGGAAAGCCGACTGACATGGTGTCAGTGCCCGTTGCCGCGCAAGACTACGTTCTCGATCAGGAGGACGGCAAACAGCGGTGGCTGGCCAGTGTGAGTTCGTTGTCAAAGGCGTTCGCGCTTTGCCCCACCGAACCCTACGCCCACGAGATTCGCGACGACGTCGCGTTCTTCCAGACCGTCGCTGCGATGATGCGGAAGTATCAGGAGAATGGCAAGTCGCAAAGCGAACTCGACTACGCCGTGCGTCAGCTGGTCGGCAAGGCGGTCGTCACGACGGGGGACCGGCCGATCGACGTGTGCAGCGCGGCTGGCATGGAGAAGCCCGACATCTCGATTCTGTCGGACGATTTTTTGGAGGAAGTTCGGCGGTTGCCGCACAAGAACGTGGCCGTCGAACTGCTCAAGAAACTGCTGAGCGACGAGATCAAAACGCGGTCGCCCCGCAACGTCGTCCAGGCCCGAGCGTTTTCGGACATGCTCAAGCGGACGTTGAACGCTTACCACAACCGGGCGATCACGACCCAGGAGATCATTGAGGAGATGATCAAGCTGGGCAAGGAACTCCGTGCCGCCGGGGCCCGTGGAGCGGATCTGGGGCTCAACGACGACGAATTGGCGTTCCACGACGCCCTGGCCGAGAACGAGTCCGCATTCGAGCTTCTCGGCGACGACAAGCTGAAAGTGATCGCGACCGAACTGATCGTCGCGGTTCGGAAGAACGTCACGATCGACTGGGCGCTACGCGAATCGGCCCGAGCACGAATCCGAGTCATCATCCGCCGGATCCTGCGAAAGCACGGTTATCCGCCGGATCTGCAAGCGGCGGCGACCAAGTTGGTGCTGGAGCAGGCGGAAGCGATTTGTGGAGGGATGCTCGGGTGA
- a CDS encoding DUF3387 domain-containing protein, whose translation MTINDAVADGVSEFELLGDDKLNVIATELFATVRKNATID comes from the coding sequence GTGACAATCAACGATGCGGTAGCCGACGGAGTGTCTGAGTTCGAGCTTCTAGGTGACGACAAGCTGAACGTGATCGCGACCGAACTGTTCGCCACGGTCCGGAAGAACGCGACGATCGACTAA
- a CDS encoding SRPBCC family protein, which translates to MSELKTFEIGCVQYELEIEIKADRTVVWKALIEQPDRWWLPDFRMVDEASTVEFDVRPGGHGLIESRDGGGFLVWYTIQFYQPDEFKIYLVGNVAPDWGGPSTSNLCLSLDRRGDGSVLKLSDTHHGHVSEAYMGSLKDGWAKLFGEGLRRHVESVD; encoded by the coding sequence ATGTCGGAACTGAAGACCTTTGAGATCGGTTGCGTCCAATACGAATTGGAGATTGAAATCAAGGCCGACCGGACGGTCGTTTGGAAGGCACTCATTGAGCAGCCGGATCGCTGGTGGTTGCCCGATTTCCGAATGGTGGACGAAGCATCGACGGTTGAATTTGACGTACGCCCAGGCGGCCACGGTTTGATCGAGTCTCGAGACGGAGGCGGCTTTTTGGTGTGGTACACCATCCAGTTTTATCAACCCGACGAGTTCAAGATCTACCTTGTGGGGAATGTCGCACCGGATTGGGGCGGTCCCTCCACAAGCAATCTGTGTCTGTCCTTGGACCGGCGCGGCGACGGTTCTGTTCTGAAACTCTCAGACACGCATCATGGCCATGTCAGTGAGGCCTACATGGGTTCGCTGAAGGACGGTTGGGCGAAGCTATTCGGCGAGGGCCTGCGTCGGCATGTCGAGTCCGTGGATTGA
- a CDS encoding DUF6851 domain-containing protein gives MLLAADLQSPYQPRDVNLDLQVSILDALAVIDLLRNESTPQLGAGFFPDVTGNGLVTPHDVLLVFNELNDDDPAIASRLIHDSGFAGNANYDLLTNAPGIEIWASDFLDEIELTIDGTTFDNLADFEVDDRLVLSDSVIDGLASGRLEDGDHQIAISIPGRNASIDFTLTVDRTVPAPVLDAEDGRMRLRQRRVEFLFDEPLAQEAIAESSFAVEVTASGNVLQEIPIQTITQDPTHRLTLEFADKLDDGEYRITLPPRLCDLAGNEITTDQFPMLVRQTAELNLNPQSQFVTVSTPDPTLSVRWDVAAQRGVVATSPGPTVAARAYAMVHTAMFDAWSAYDADAVSTNHQDLLQRPAHENTDANKARAMSYAAYRVLSDLFPEADQIFDGLMAELGYDRDDDSTDVTTPAGIGNVMAAKLLEMRHADGSNQLGNSPDGISGVKYSNLTAYASVNGVGQNVVIDAWTPEYVPINATAATADREQTFLTPHWRDVTPFSLTTASQFRPEPPEPFLLVDGTVDLITQTITLADQTVLPIDRSLIGTVINPDFIAQAQRVIDASADLTDQQKLIAEFWEDAGHTSFPPGTWMTFGQFLSGRDEHTLDQDAQLFFALSNAVFDASIATWDAKVFYDYARPVRVIRELGELGLIGELDQASGKYMIDVWTPETGATQTIPAIQFLTYQTPGSDPSPPFAEFTSGHSSFSAAGATILELFSGATQFGGEVTFGAGESRFEPGDVPATEVTLQWPTFREAADEAGLSRIYGGIHFDDGDLRGRKLGDDVAMAVWQRAQQYIDGSIGSP, from the coding sequence ATGCTACTCGCCGCAGACCTACAAAGTCCCTACCAGCCGCGTGACGTCAACTTGGACTTGCAGGTTTCAATACTCGATGCACTGGCCGTGATCGACTTGCTCCGCAACGAATCGACGCCCCAGCTCGGTGCCGGCTTTTTCCCCGACGTGACCGGAAACGGGCTGGTCACGCCGCATGACGTCTTGTTGGTGTTCAACGAATTGAACGACGATGACCCCGCGATCGCGTCTCGGTTGATCCACGATTCCGGATTCGCCGGCAACGCCAATTACGATCTGTTGACCAACGCGCCGGGAATCGAAATCTGGGCCTCGGACTTCCTGGATGAGATCGAGCTGACGATCGACGGAACCACGTTCGACAATCTGGCCGACTTCGAAGTCGACGACCGTCTGGTGCTCTCCGACAGCGTCATCGACGGACTGGCCTCCGGTCGCCTGGAAGACGGCGACCACCAGATCGCGATTTCAATCCCTGGCAGAAACGCGTCGATCGATTTCACGCTCACGGTCGATCGCACCGTCCCCGCCCCGGTGCTCGACGCCGAAGACGGCCGAATGCGATTGCGACAGCGGCGCGTCGAGTTTCTGTTCGACGAACCGCTGGCCCAGGAAGCCATCGCCGAAAGTAGTTTTGCGGTCGAAGTAACCGCCAGCGGCAACGTCCTTCAAGAGATTCCGATCCAGACGATCACACAGGACCCGACGCATCGATTGACGCTCGAATTTGCCGACAAACTCGACGATGGAGAATACCGCATCACGCTGCCACCGCGGCTTTGCGATCTGGCTGGCAACGAAATCACGACGGATCAATTTCCGATGCTGGTACGGCAAACCGCTGAATTGAATCTGAATCCCCAATCGCAATTCGTGACCGTCTCGACACCCGACCCGACCCTCTCGGTGCGTTGGGACGTCGCGGCACAAAGAGGCGTCGTCGCCACCTCTCCTGGGCCCACGGTGGCCGCGCGCGCCTACGCCATGGTCCACACCGCCATGTTTGACGCCTGGTCCGCCTACGACGCCGATGCGGTTTCGACCAACCACCAGGACCTGTTGCAGCGGCCGGCCCATGAAAACACCGATGCGAACAAGGCCCGAGCGATGAGCTATGCGGCCTATCGAGTGCTGTCGGACTTGTTCCCCGAAGCCGATCAGATCTTTGACGGCTTGATGGCCGAATTGGGCTACGATCGCGATGACGATTCGACCGACGTGACCACGCCGGCGGGGATCGGGAATGTGATGGCCGCAAAGCTCTTGGAAATGCGACACGCCGATGGTTCCAACCAACTCGGGAACAGCCCCGACGGCATCAGCGGCGTCAAGTATTCCAACCTGACGGCGTATGCGTCCGTCAACGGCGTCGGCCAAAACGTCGTGATCGATGCCTGGACACCGGAGTACGTGCCGATCAACGCCACGGCCGCGACTGCTGATCGCGAGCAGACCTTCTTGACGCCCCACTGGCGCGATGTCACGCCCTTCAGTTTGACCACGGCGTCCCAGTTTCGCCCCGAACCGCCAGAACCGTTCTTGCTGGTAGACGGCACGGTGGATCTGATCACCCAAACCATCACGCTGGCCGATCAAACGGTGCTCCCCATCGATCGATCGTTGATCGGAACGGTGATCAACCCCGACTTCATCGCCCAAGCTCAACGCGTCATCGACGCCAGTGCCGATTTGACCGATCAACAAAAACTGATCGCCGAGTTCTGGGAAGACGCCGGGCACACCTCCTTCCCACCGGGCACGTGGATGACGTTTGGGCAATTCCTCTCCGGACGCGACGAACACACGCTGGATCAGGACGCTCAGCTTTTCTTTGCGCTGTCCAATGCCGTCTTCGATGCCAGCATCGCCACCTGGGATGCCAAAGTGTTCTATGATTACGCCCGCCCGGTCCGCGTCATCCGAGAACTAGGTGAACTGGGGTTGATCGGCGAACTTGATCAGGCATCGGGGAAATACATGATCGATGTTTGGACGCCGGAGACGGGCGCGACGCAAACGATCCCGGCGATCCAGTTCTTGACGTATCAAACGCCCGGCAGTGATCCCTCGCCCCCGTTTGCCGAGTTCACGTCGGGACACAGCAGCTTTAGCGCTGCCGGTGCGACGATTTTGGAACTCTTCTCGGGGGCAACACAGTTCGGCGGGGAAGTCACGTTTGGTGCCGGAGAGTCGCGGTTTGAACCCGGTGACGTCCCCGCGACCGAGGTGACGTTGCAGTGGCCTACCTTCCGCGAAGCGGCCGATGAAGCGGGGCTCTCTCGCATCTACGGCGGCATCCATTTTGACGACGGCGATCTACGGGGGCGGAAACTCGGCGATGACGTCGCCATGGCCGTCTGGCAGCGGGCTCAACAGTACATCGACGGTTCGATCGGTTCGCCCTAA